The following are encoded in a window of Mycolicibacterium tusciae JS617 genomic DNA:
- a CDS encoding lytic transglycosylase, producing the protein MSGGCCGVADTGFVSVGAVVQQVGEVLGRAHSLFGDPPASGQGPASGSVLKLSGAGELVRSGQAQMAPLSGQLATNYSTFAGGAGPALDTLAGTDRALSTQLDEAARSDRTGRTSSGGVVNGAAADTNGLAPFTNTPAGQKALLVALRNRVAQQQQVVQAYKTRSARMAALMRSMRYAGGSPVGGGTPFGGGGMGMPMGSSRGGGFPNFNIPQLARAANLSGQLNSGRRPLADRYAGMRVRPSDIPATPGAATIGAAINRALDIKGITNPRARRNWETGMMVVSARESGHNPNATNNWDSNAAKGTPSQGAFQFIEPTFRAYHEPGTSPFLRNPVAQATAFVNYAMGRYGVSADGSDLAARIQQADPTRPPKGY; encoded by the coding sequence GTGTCCGGGGGGTGCTGCGGGGTCGCTGATACTGGTTTCGTGTCGGTTGGCGCGGTGGTGCAGCAGGTAGGTGAGGTGCTGGGCCGTGCGCACTCGCTGTTCGGTGATCCACCGGCATCCGGTCAGGGCCCGGCCTCGGGCTCGGTGCTCAAGCTCTCCGGCGCCGGGGAGCTGGTGCGCTCGGGGCAGGCGCAGATGGCGCCGCTGTCGGGGCAGCTGGCCACCAACTACTCCACCTTCGCCGGGGGAGCGGGCCCCGCGCTGGACACCCTGGCCGGCACCGACCGTGCGCTGAGCACCCAGCTCGACGAGGCCGCCCGCTCAGACCGCACCGGCCGCACCAGCTCCGGGGGCGTGGTCAACGGCGCGGCCGCCGACACCAACGGCCTGGCCCCGTTCACCAACACCCCCGCCGGCCAGAAAGCCCTTCTGGTGGCACTGCGCAACCGCGTGGCCCAACAACAACAAGTCGTGCAGGCCTACAAAACCCGCAGCGCGCGCATGGCAGCGCTGATGCGTTCGATGCGTTATGCCGGCGGCTCCCCGGTGGGAGGGGGTACACCGTTCGGCGGCGGCGGGATGGGCATGCCGATGGGCTCCTCACGGGGAGGCGGTTTTCCCAACTTCAACATTCCGCAGCTGGCCAGGGCCGCCAATCTGAGCGGGCAACTTAACTCGGGGCGTCGCCCACTGGCGGACCGCTATGCAGGAATGCGTGTGCGCCCCAGTGATATTCCTGCTACACCGGGGGCTGCAACGATCGGGGCCGCGATCAACCGGGCCCTCGACATCAAAGGCATTACCAACCCGCGGGCCCGACGGAATTGGGAGACCGGGATGATGGTGGTCTCCGCACGCGAGTCCGGCCACAATCCGAACGCCACAAATAACTGGGATTCCAACGCCGCCAAGGGAACTCCTTCGCAGGGCGCATTCCAGTTCATCGAGCCGACGTTTCGGGCCTACCACGAGCCGGGCACCTCACCGTTTCTGCGTAACCCGGTGGCGCAAGCAACCGCGTTCGTCAACTACGCGATGGGCCGCTACGGGGTCTCTGCTGACGGCTCGGATCTGGCGGCCAGAATTCAGCAGGCCGACCCGACCCGCCCACCGAAGGGCTACTAA
- a CDS encoding thermonuclease family protein yields the protein MRTHLATVLLLAAVAATPVSACAAPVEAAPATATVLRVVDGDTVDVVDDVRGRLRVRILGIDTPETKRPGYTEACWGRQATEFAASTLLNQRVSLIADASQDAHDRYGRTLAYVQTAGGDFSVMAAAAGAGRAYVFDPASPPQRAGEIAAAEASARQASRGLWGPPCFGNTETLPR from the coding sequence ATGAGAACACATTTGGCGACGGTGCTGTTGCTCGCGGCGGTGGCGGCAACACCGGTATCGGCGTGCGCTGCGCCAGTTGAGGCAGCACCGGCCACCGCGACGGTGCTGCGTGTCGTTGACGGCGACACCGTCGACGTCGTCGATGATGTCCGGGGCCGGCTGCGGGTGCGCATCCTGGGTATCGACACCCCGGAGACAAAACGCCCGGGCTACACCGAGGCGTGCTGGGGCAGGCAGGCGACGGAGTTCGCTGCCTCCACTCTGCTCAACCAACGGGTCTCCTTGATCGCTGATGCCAGCCAGGATGCGCACGACCGCTACGGCCGCACGCTGGCCTACGTCCAGACCGCCGGTGGGGACTTCTCGGTGATGGCGGCGGCCGCCGGGGCGGGGCGGGCCTATGTTTTCGACCCGGCCAGCCCGCCGCAACGCGCGGGTGAGATCGCCGCGGCCGAGGCGTCAGCCCGGCAGGCGAGCCGCGGTTTGTGGGGCCCGCCGTGCTTCGGCAACACCGAAACCCTGCCGCGGTAG
- a CDS encoding helix-turn-helix domain-containing protein, with the protein MEDGAADDGVARAGAAVAARRRELGISQRELARRKIITAPALIHFEKGRSWPRERTRHTLEELLQWPAGTIARIRAGAPADEVFTDSANSSDSAVLVADALKLTLTRFDTAIDDLPPSASPDFVKRASTILADLRKLEALAARAMRHSQGSPAEVVKSLGLIRGRYDELMLKAAAHPGASLGQRLYAARRRANLSAGEAAAVGGLSAQLVESVEAGQLLDPGNTERVEALISDLVGQ; encoded by the coding sequence ATTGGGCATCTCACAGCGTGAACTGGCGCGCCGAAAAATTATCACCGCCCCGGCGCTGATCCATTTCGAGAAAGGCCGGTCGTGGCCCCGGGAGCGCACAAGGCACACGCTTGAAGAACTTTTGCAGTGGCCGGCGGGAACGATAGCGCGCATTCGGGCAGGCGCGCCAGCCGATGAAGTGTTCACGGACTCTGCTAACAGTTCCGACAGCGCGGTGCTCGTGGCCGACGCGCTCAAGCTGACCCTCACCCGTTTCGACACCGCGATCGACGATCTGCCCCCGTCAGCGTCGCCGGACTTCGTTAAGCGCGCCTCGACGATCCTGGCCGACCTGCGCAAATTGGAGGCCCTCGCCGCCCGGGCGATGCGTCACAGTCAGGGGTCACCTGCCGAGGTGGTCAAGTCGCTGGGGTTGATCCGAGGCCGCTACGACGAACTGATGCTCAAGGCCGCGGCGCATCCGGGCGCCTCGCTGGGCCAACGGCTGTACGCGGCGCGGCGGCGGGCGAATCTGAGCGCCGGTGAGGCCGCCGCGGTGGGTGGGCTCTCGGCCCAGCTCGTGGAGTCGGTGGAGGCGGGCCAGCTGCTCGACCCCGGCAACACGGAGCGTGTGGAGGCGCTGATCAGCGATCTTGTCGGCCAGTGA